In one Bordetella pertussis 18323 genomic region, the following are encoded:
- a CDS encoding ABC transporter ATP-binding protein yields MLSVNNVTLSFGGVQALSDVSFTMQANVIHGLIGPNGAGKTSLFNVVSGIYTPTAGSIRFDGKEISRLKLHQINRLGVARTFQNIMVFPDLTLAENVMIGRQDRTRAGVLASILRTPGERAERRATRERAIELLSYVGLAGKADELASNLPYGEQRQLDIARALATDPRILLLDEPAAGLNLQERIALRKLILKLHELGYTIVLIEHDIKLVMGLCEHIVVLEYGHKIADGTPQEVQRDEKVIAAYLDAGAQHA; encoded by the coding sequence ATGCTTTCCGTCAACAACGTGACCCTTTCGTTCGGCGGCGTCCAGGCGCTCTCCGACGTATCGTTCACCATGCAGGCCAATGTCATCCATGGCCTGATCGGCCCCAACGGCGCGGGCAAGACCTCGCTGTTCAACGTGGTCAGCGGCATCTACACGCCGACCGCGGGCTCGATCCGCTTCGACGGCAAGGAAATCAGCCGCCTGAAGCTGCACCAGATCAACCGCCTGGGCGTGGCGCGCACGTTCCAGAACATCATGGTGTTCCCCGACCTGACGCTGGCCGAGAACGTGATGATCGGCCGCCAGGACCGCACCCGCGCCGGGGTGCTGGCCTCCATCCTGCGCACCCCGGGCGAGCGCGCCGAACGCCGCGCCACCCGCGAACGGGCGATCGAGCTGCTGTCGTACGTCGGGCTGGCGGGCAAGGCCGACGAACTGGCCTCCAACCTGCCCTACGGCGAACAGCGCCAGCTGGACATCGCGCGCGCACTGGCCACCGACCCCAGGATCCTGCTGCTGGACGAACCGGCCGCGGGCCTGAACCTGCAGGAGCGCATCGCCCTTCGCAAGCTGATCCTCAAGCTGCACGAGCTGGGCTACACCATCGTGCTCATCGAACACGACATCAAGCTGGTCATGGGCCTGTGCGAGCACATCGTGGTGCTGGAATACGGGCACAAGATCGCCGACGGCACGCCGCAGGAGGTGCAGCGCGACGAAAAAGTGATAGCAGCCTATCTGGACGCGGGAGCGCAGCATGCTTAA
- a CDS encoding cysteine dioxygenase — translation MSERLLNTVVALGQLVERTGLQEAAILAQARQLIAGLVAHDDWLPDEMAQPHPEYYRQYLLYGDPRDRYSLVSFVWGPGQKTPVHDHTVWGVIGMLRGAETDQPFRRAADGRLAPEGPGKVLRPGDVACVSPSIGDIHQVSNAYDDRVSISIHLYGGNIGRIRRSVYDPQTGASKAFVSGYSNAMTPNLWAAPNAG, via the coding sequence ATGTCCGAGAGATTGCTCAATACCGTGGTGGCGCTGGGCCAGCTGGTCGAACGCACCGGCCTGCAGGAGGCCGCCATCCTGGCGCAGGCGCGGCAGCTGATCGCCGGCCTGGTGGCCCATGACGACTGGCTGCCCGACGAAATGGCGCAGCCGCATCCCGAGTACTACCGGCAGTATCTGCTGTACGGCGACCCGCGCGACCGCTACTCGCTGGTCAGTTTCGTGTGGGGGCCGGGCCAGAAGACGCCGGTGCACGACCACACGGTATGGGGCGTCATCGGCATGCTGCGAGGCGCCGAGACCGACCAGCCGTTCCGGCGCGCCGCCGACGGCCGGCTGGCGCCGGAGGGCCCGGGCAAGGTGCTGCGCCCCGGCGACGTGGCCTGTGTGTCGCCGTCGATCGGCGATATCCACCAGGTCAGCAATGCCTACGACGACCGGGTGTCGATCAGCATCCACTTGTACGGCGGCAATATCGGCCGCATACGGCGCAGCGTCTACGACCCGCAAACCGGGGCGAGCAAGGCGTTCGTGTCGGGCTATTCGAACGCCATGACGCCCAATCTCTGGGCCGCGCCCAACGCCGGCTGA
- a CDS encoding amidase — MLTIAALASAYRTRQTTPSATLRDLLDRIAASPLNSFISVDPETVMRQAVDADAAFAGGAPAGALHGIPVAVKDLIDVAGMRTTMGSQQYANQASAERDAQVVARLRAEGAIIVGKTNTHEFAYGPTGDRSYFGAACNPRDPARMTGGSSSGSAAALGAGLCAAALGTDTSASIRLPAALCGVVGLKPTYDLLPRAGAFDLSQTLDHVGPMSATVRDNAVLLDALAGQPAHSYARLAGQSVRGRTVGLATGFYLDYLDAPVRQALEQAQEAFRQAGAQVVPIEIAQVQAIYEAQQLVLKTEAYARHLRALTTNAPYQDEVRARLLTGADVLAVDYLQAMAMRTVARRAFDEALAQVDVLLCPTCGLTAPLRDQRTTALDGQEYSTTWLLTRLTAPTNLSGHPSLSVPFGADSQGLPISMQLIGRHLDEAVLYQFGQALEDAA; from the coding sequence ATGCTGACCATTGCTGCCCTCGCGTCTGCCTACCGCACGCGCCAGACCACCCCTTCCGCCACCCTGCGCGACCTGCTGGACCGGATAGCCGCCTCGCCGCTGAACAGTTTCATCAGCGTCGACCCTGAAACCGTCATGCGGCAGGCCGTCGACGCCGACGCCGCCTTCGCCGGCGGCGCCCCGGCGGGCGCGCTGCATGGCATCCCCGTGGCCGTCAAGGACTTGATCGACGTCGCCGGCATGCGCACCACCATGGGCTCGCAGCAGTACGCGAACCAGGCGAGCGCCGAACGCGACGCGCAGGTCGTCGCCCGGCTGCGCGCCGAGGGCGCCATCATCGTGGGCAAGACCAACACCCACGAGTTCGCCTACGGTCCCACCGGCGATCGCTCGTACTTCGGCGCGGCATGCAACCCGCGCGACCCGGCCCGCATGACGGGCGGCTCCAGCAGCGGCTCGGCCGCGGCGCTGGGCGCCGGGCTGTGCGCCGCCGCGCTGGGCACCGACACCAGCGCCTCCATCCGCCTGCCCGCCGCGCTGTGCGGCGTGGTGGGCCTCAAGCCCACCTATGACCTGCTGCCGCGCGCCGGCGCCTTCGACTTGAGCCAGACGCTCGATCACGTCGGCCCGATGAGCGCCACCGTACGCGACAACGCCGTGCTGCTGGACGCGCTCGCCGGCCAGCCGGCGCACAGCTACGCGCGCCTGGCCGGCCAATCCGTGCGTGGCCGCACCGTGGGCCTGGCCACCGGTTTCTACCTCGACTATCTGGATGCGCCGGTGCGCCAGGCGCTGGAACAGGCGCAGGAAGCCTTCCGCCAGGCGGGCGCGCAGGTGGTGCCCATCGAAATCGCCCAGGTGCAGGCCATCTACGAAGCCCAGCAACTGGTGCTCAAGACCGAAGCCTATGCGCGCCACCTGCGGGCGCTGACGACCAATGCGCCGTACCAGGACGAAGTGCGCGCGCGCCTGCTGACCGGCGCCGACGTGCTGGCGGTCGATTACCTGCAGGCCATGGCGATGCGCACCGTGGCGCGCCGGGCCTTCGACGAGGCGCTGGCACAGGTCGATGTGCTGCTATGCCCCACCTGCGGCCTCACCGCCCCGCTGCGCGACCAGCGCACCACCGCGCTCGATGGCCAGGAGTACTCCACCACCTGGCTGTTGACCCGCCTGACCGCGCCGACCAATCTGTCCGGCCACCCCAGCCTGTCGGTGCCGTTCGGCGCCGACAGCCAGGGGCTGCCCATCAGCATGCAGTTGATCGGCCGGCATCTGGACGAGGCCGTGCTGTACCAGTTCGGCCAGGCGCTCGAAGACGCCGCCTGA
- a CDS encoding ABC transporter ATP-binding protein, which translates to MLKIDRIDTYYGRVQALKQCSLDVAAGEFVTLLGANGAGKSTLLKSILGLQPVRGGAIEFMGERIDRQAPDAIIRKGISIVPEGRRVFPEFTVVENLVIGARARRSTHHEIQQDIERILTQFPRLKERYRQKAGTMSGGEQQMVAIGRALMGRPKLLLLDEPSLGLAPLVVAELMDKLREIHAAGATILLVEQNVTLALQTAQRGYLLETGQIVGSDDTQALLHSDLVRKTYLGMDG; encoded by the coding sequence ATGCTTAAGATCGACCGCATCGACACCTATTACGGCCGCGTGCAGGCGCTCAAGCAGTGCAGCCTGGACGTCGCCGCCGGCGAGTTCGTCACCCTGCTGGGCGCCAACGGCGCGGGCAAGAGCACGCTGCTCAAGTCCATTCTCGGCCTGCAGCCGGTACGCGGCGGCGCCATCGAGTTCATGGGCGAGCGCATCGACCGCCAGGCGCCCGACGCCATCATCCGCAAGGGCATCAGCATCGTCCCGGAGGGACGGCGCGTGTTCCCCGAATTCACGGTGGTCGAGAACCTGGTCATCGGCGCGCGGGCGCGCCGCTCCACCCACCACGAAATCCAGCAGGACATCGAACGCATCCTGACGCAGTTCCCCCGCCTGAAGGAGCGCTACCGGCAGAAGGCCGGCACCATGAGCGGCGGCGAGCAGCAGATGGTGGCGATCGGCCGGGCGCTGATGGGCCGCCCCAAGCTGCTGCTGCTGGACGAACCGTCGCTGGGCCTGGCGCCGCTGGTGGTGGCCGAGCTGATGGACAAGCTGCGCGAGATCCACGCCGCCGGCGCCACCATCCTGCTGGTCGAGCAGAACGTCACGCTGGCGCTGCAGACGGCCCAGCGCGGCTACCTGCTGGAGACCGGCCAGATCGTCGGCTCGGACGATACCCAAGCCCTGCTGCACAGCGACCTCGTGCGCAAGACCTATCTCGGCATGGACGGCTGA
- a CDS encoding ABC transporter substrate-binding protein has protein sequence MIAFAPRTLAVASIAATVALAGCGQKEEQAAAGATPLRIGIIESVTGPAASYGDAHNKGTRLAVEEINKAGGFNGVPLEVHGEDDKSDPATSINAAKKLITQRKVDAIVGSAASLVTIAFSKENEKYKVPLVNGMAGSPIITEQGFQYTWRIKITDNQLDTKAIEHYVQNKNARKVAFLAENSDYGKPPTKAAADRARELGAEVVAYEEYNRGETDFKAQLTNIRDRAPDVLFVHGYYTEGSIIARQIRELGLKTQLIVNEGQGVPKFQELAGAAAEGAVFPTTWLPGLSDARSKQFETAYQARYNSLPGAFDAGSYEAVYTVVEAARKGGGTKPEQIQAGLAQLQGFETLLGPVRFDKKNQNDGSIRLARFNNGKIEPLQ, from the coding sequence ATGATTGCATTCGCTCCCCGCACCCTGGCCGTCGCGTCGATCGCGGCGACCGTCGCCCTGGCCGGTTGCGGCCAGAAGGAAGAACAGGCCGCGGCCGGCGCCACGCCGCTGCGCATCGGCATCATCGAATCCGTGACCGGCCCGGCCGCCTCGTACGGCGACGCCCACAACAAGGGCACCCGCCTGGCCGTCGAGGAAATCAACAAGGCCGGCGGCTTCAACGGCGTACCGCTCGAAGTGCACGGCGAAGACGACAAGAGCGACCCGGCCACCAGCATCAACGCCGCCAAGAAGCTGATCACCCAGCGCAAGGTCGACGCCATCGTCGGCTCGGCCGCCAGCCTGGTCACCATCGCCTTCTCGAAGGAAAACGAGAAATACAAGGTGCCGCTGGTCAATGGCATGGCCGGCTCGCCCATCATCACCGAGCAGGGCTTCCAGTACACCTGGCGCATCAAGATTACCGACAACCAGCTCGATACCAAGGCGATCGAGCACTATGTGCAGAACAAGAACGCGCGCAAGGTGGCCTTCCTGGCCGAGAATTCCGACTACGGCAAGCCGCCCACCAAGGCGGCCGCCGACCGCGCCCGGGAACTGGGCGCCGAAGTCGTGGCCTACGAGGAATACAACCGCGGCGAGACCGACTTCAAGGCCCAGTTGACCAACATCCGCGACCGCGCGCCCGACGTGCTGTTCGTGCACGGCTACTACACGGAAGGCTCGATCATCGCGCGCCAGATCCGCGAACTGGGGCTGAAGACGCAGCTCATCGTCAACGAGGGCCAGGGCGTGCCCAAGTTCCAGGAGCTGGCTGGCGCCGCGGCCGAGGGCGCCGTGTTCCCCACCACCTGGCTGCCGGGCCTGAGCGACGCGCGCTCCAAGCAGTTCGAGACCGCCTACCAGGCACGCTACAACAGCCTGCCCGGCGCGTTCGACGCCGGTTCATACGAAGCCGTCTACACCGTGGTGGAAGCCGCGCGCAAGGGCGGCGGCACCAAGCCCGAGCAGATCCAGGCCGGGCTGGCCCAGCTGCAGGGCTTCGAGACCCTGCTGGGGCCGGTGCGCTTCGACAAGAAGAACCAGAACGACGGCTCGATCCGCCTGGCCCGCTTCAACAACGGCAAGATCGAACCGCTGCAGTAA
- a CDS encoding IclR family transcriptional regulator has translation MRCKGIRHMDKTLLKGLTVLEAISRLDGATPTLDQIAEEIGLTRSNTHRTLQTLAHAGYVRRDPATGSYQCTLKLFELGARQLASLDARKLAPPFMDELARLTNETVHLSVLDGLDVVYVDKLDSPQPLLAYSTVGGRAPAYAVATGKALLACQTADYLDHYGAAIKRHTEDTHVSLLALKQELADVNRIGYAINRGEWRQGIGGIAAPIFNGLDKAVAALGISGPLERLTNQKMREYAPLVQQAARQLSAHMGYRGGYFGGAA, from the coding sequence TTGCGCTGCAAAGGCATACGACATATGGACAAAACCCTGCTCAAGGGCCTCACGGTCCTCGAAGCCATCAGCCGGCTCGACGGCGCCACGCCCACGCTGGACCAGATCGCCGAGGAAATCGGCCTCACCCGCAGCAATACGCATCGCACCCTGCAGACGCTGGCCCACGCCGGCTATGTCCGGCGCGACCCCGCCACGGGCTCGTACCAGTGCACGCTGAAGCTGTTCGAGCTGGGCGCGCGCCAGCTGGCCAGCCTGGACGCCCGCAAACTGGCCCCGCCGTTCATGGACGAACTGGCCAGGCTGACCAACGAAACCGTGCACCTGTCCGTGCTCGACGGGCTGGACGTGGTCTATGTCGACAAGCTGGACAGCCCGCAGCCCCTGCTGGCCTATTCGACCGTGGGCGGCCGGGCGCCGGCCTACGCGGTGGCCACCGGCAAGGCCCTGCTGGCTTGCCAGACGGCCGACTACCTCGACCACTATGGCGCCGCCATCAAGCGGCACACCGAAGACACGCACGTGTCGTTGCTCGCCCTCAAGCAGGAGCTGGCCGACGTCAACCGCATCGGCTACGCCATCAACCGCGGCGAGTGGCGCCAGGGCATCGGCGGCATTGCCGCGCCGATTTTCAACGGGCTGGACAAGGCCGTGGCGGCGCTGGGCATCTCCGGCCCGCTCGAACGGCTGACAAACCAGAAAATGCGTGAATACGCGCCGCTGGTGCAACAGGCGGCGCGGCAGTTGTCGGCGCACATGGGTTATCGCGGCGGCTATTTCGGCGGCGCCGCCTGA
- a CDS encoding LacI family DNA-binding transcriptional regulator, translating to MKGKQSPVTLRSLAQQLKVHVSTVSRVLNGTDDDARNAAAPETVERIRELAQQLNYRPNPHAIGLRTQKTRTVSVLVPQLSDLVVATIYEGIDAAAADSRYLTFVANTGDAPPRQRQLGEMALDRRVEGLIFADARRDDTRFLDEIARRGVPMVLVSRHLGTHCAVTCDDVAGGRMAAEHLLALGHRDIAVLAGEQYASTGCDRSAGFIAYCREQGVDIPAKWILHGPFDTRAGRLAGEKLFRSARKPSAVFAVNDFLAIGLMGAVRDRGLRAGHDVAIVGFNDTPLAAELPISLTTIRSPMHAMGYRSMELLLERIKGGRPASERLAPQLMVRASTCPRPGEPSGLA from the coding sequence ATGAAAGGTAAGCAGTCTCCGGTCACTTTGCGCTCGCTGGCGCAGCAGCTGAAGGTGCACGTGTCGACCGTCTCGCGCGTGCTCAATGGCACCGACGACGACGCGCGCAACGCCGCCGCGCCCGAGACGGTCGAGCGCATCCGCGAACTGGCGCAGCAGCTCAATTACCGACCCAATCCGCACGCCATCGGCCTGCGCACCCAGAAAACGCGCACGGTCAGCGTACTGGTGCCGCAGCTGTCCGACCTGGTCGTGGCCACGATCTACGAGGGTATCGACGCGGCGGCCGCCGACTCGCGCTACCTGACGTTCGTGGCCAATACCGGCGACGCGCCGCCGCGCCAGCGGCAATTGGGCGAGATGGCGCTGGATCGCCGGGTCGAGGGGCTGATCTTCGCCGATGCGCGCCGCGACGATACCCGGTTCCTGGACGAAATCGCCCGGCGCGGCGTGCCCATGGTGCTGGTCAGCCGCCATCTCGGCACGCATTGCGCCGTGACCTGCGACGACGTGGCCGGCGGCCGCATGGCGGCCGAACATCTGCTGGCGCTGGGCCATCGCGACATCGCCGTGCTGGCCGGCGAGCAGTACGCCAGCACCGGCTGCGACCGCAGCGCGGGGTTCATTGCCTATTGCCGCGAGCAAGGGGTGGATATTCCGGCCAAATGGATACTGCATGGGCCGTTCGATACCCGCGCCGGCCGGCTGGCCGGCGAGAAACTGTTTCGCAGCGCCCGCAAGCCCTCGGCGGTGTTCGCGGTCAACGACTTCCTGGCCATCGGCCTGATGGGCGCGGTGCGCGATCGCGGCCTGCGCGCGGGGCACGATGTGGCCATCGTGGGCTTCAACGACACGCCGCTGGCCGCGGAACTACCGATCAGCCTGACTACGATCCGCTCGCCCATGCACGCCATGGGCTACCGCAGCATGGAGCTGCTGCTCGAGCGTATCAAGGGGGGGCGCCCGGCGTCCGAGCGGCTGGCGCCGCAGCTGATGGTGCGGGCCAGCACCTGTCCGCGCCCTGGCGAGCCCAGCGGGCTCGCCTAG
- a CDS encoding CaiB/BaiF CoA transferase family protein, with translation MNQESTLAGVRVIEICNVAAGPFCGMLLADMGADVVKIEPPGTGDTLRSWAPITDGYSENFASLNRNKRSVTLNLKNEAERDAAIELIAGADVLIENNRPGVMDRLGLGQQAMRARNPRLVYCSVSAYGQSGPRSQEGGFDLTLQAMSGLMSVTGEEGGAPVKCGVPVYDFTAGLYAAFAIAAALRRVQADGQGTHIDVSMLGATLGIAALQTSQYFGTGVDPVKLGSAHPRNAPYQVFRCKNGYFGMAAGNNSLWKAVCKVVERDDLHADPRFANPTDRAEHQVALRDILEAIFAEHDSHAWLERFRQAGVPCAPINDYSEVLADPPVEHMDWVQDLELPNGVRTRTFVSPVRFDARTAGVMRRPPALGEHNDEILSALAARPAG, from the coding sequence ATGAACCAGGAATCCACCCTCGCAGGCGTACGCGTCATCGAAATCTGCAACGTGGCCGCCGGCCCGTTCTGCGGCATGCTGCTGGCCGACATGGGCGCCGACGTCGTCAAGATCGAGCCGCCCGGCACAGGCGACACCTTGCGCAGCTGGGCGCCCATCACCGATGGCTACAGCGAGAACTTCGCCTCCCTGAACCGCAACAAGCGCTCGGTCACCCTGAACCTGAAGAACGAGGCCGAGCGCGACGCAGCCATCGAGCTGATCGCCGGCGCCGACGTACTGATCGAAAACAACCGCCCCGGCGTCATGGACCGCCTGGGGCTGGGGCAGCAGGCCATGCGCGCGCGCAACCCGCGCCTGGTCTATTGTTCGGTATCGGCGTACGGCCAAAGCGGCCCGCGCAGCCAGGAAGGCGGCTTCGACCTGACGCTGCAGGCCATGAGCGGGCTGATGAGCGTCACCGGCGAAGAAGGCGGCGCCCCCGTGAAATGCGGCGTGCCCGTCTACGACTTCACCGCCGGCCTGTATGCCGCCTTCGCCATCGCCGCCGCCCTGCGCCGCGTGCAGGCCGACGGCCAGGGCACGCACATCGACGTCTCCATGCTCGGAGCCACGCTGGGCATCGCCGCCCTGCAGACCTCCCAGTACTTCGGTACCGGCGTGGACCCGGTCAAGCTGGGCTCGGCGCACCCCCGCAACGCGCCGTACCAGGTATTCCGCTGCAAGAACGGCTACTTCGGCATGGCCGCCGGCAACAACTCGCTATGGAAAGCGGTCTGCAAGGTCGTCGAGCGCGACGACCTCCACGCCGACCCGCGCTTTGCCAATCCCACCGACCGCGCCGAACACCAGGTCGCCCTGCGCGACATCCTGGAGGCCATCTTCGCCGAACACGACTCCCATGCCTGGCTGGAGCGCTTCCGCCAGGCCGGCGTGCCGTGCGCGCCCATCAACGACTACTCCGAAGTGCTGGCCGACCCGCCGGTCGAACACATGGATTGGGTGCAGGACCTCGAATTGCCCAACGGCGTGCGCACCCGGACGTTCGTCTCGCCGGTGCGTTTTGACGCGCGCACGGCCGGCGTCATGCGCCGCCCGCCCGCCCTGGGCGAGCACAACGACGAGATCCTGTCGGCCCTGGCGGCCCGGCCGGCGGGTTGA
- a CDS encoding branched-chain amino acid ABC transporter permease: MDHFLQQLIYGLSVGSTYAMIALAITLVFRGMDIINFAQGEIFMVGAFLGYVFHVDLGLSMWLAFPLAIASALVFGSFLERIFMRRLENSNQLSLFMMTVALFILLRSAAQLVFGSSAYRFPPLSEHAASIGSVRISDQYLIVIGMTLLIMLLLYLLFTRTPLGLSVRAVAQDKTTARMMGINVSRINNFTVALCSALGAAAGIVYAPIAVLSFDMGNLIMLKGFTAALLGGLGLLSGAVLGGIMLGVIEQFGTLLINSAYKDLVSFSILLLIILVKPNGILGKKQIKKV; this comes from the coding sequence ATGGACCATTTTCTGCAGCAACTGATCTACGGCCTGTCCGTGGGCAGCACCTATGCCATGATCGCCCTGGCGATCACGCTGGTGTTCCGGGGCATGGACATCATCAACTTCGCGCAAGGCGAAATCTTCATGGTCGGGGCATTCCTGGGCTACGTCTTCCACGTGGACCTGGGGCTGTCGATGTGGCTGGCCTTTCCGCTGGCCATCGCCTCGGCGCTGGTGTTCGGCTCGTTCCTGGAACGGATCTTCATGCGGCGGCTGGAAAACAGCAACCAGCTCTCGCTGTTCATGATGACCGTGGCGCTGTTCATCCTGCTGCGCAGCGCCGCGCAACTGGTCTTCGGCTCGTCCGCGTACCGCTTTCCGCCGCTGAGCGAACATGCGGCCTCGATCGGCTCGGTGCGCATCAGCGACCAGTACCTGATCGTCATCGGCATGACGCTGCTCATCATGCTGCTGCTGTACCTGCTGTTCACCCGCACGCCGCTGGGCCTGTCGGTGCGGGCGGTCGCGCAGGACAAGACCACCGCGCGCATGATGGGCATCAACGTTTCACGCATCAACAACTTCACCGTGGCGCTGTGCTCGGCGCTGGGCGCTGCGGCCGGCATCGTCTACGCGCCGATCGCGGTGCTGTCGTTCGACATGGGCAACCTGATCATGCTCAAGGGCTTCACCGCCGCGCTGCTGGGCGGGCTGGGCCTGCTCTCGGGCGCGGTGCTGGGCGGAATCATGCTGGGCGTCATCGAGCAGTTCGGCACGCTGTTGATCAACTCCGCCTACAAGGATCTGGTCTCGTTCTCGATCCTGCTGCTCATCATCCTGGTCAAGCCCAACGGCATCCTGGGCAAGAAGCAGATCAAGAAAGTCTAA
- a CDS encoding branched-chain amino acid ABC transporter permease — protein sequence MFRRKYGTALCALVLIALPALLNDPFITHLGVRAATYAIVVMGLTLFAGYTGQISLGHAAFFGLAAYLSGMMAKAGVPYLVSVPVATAAVGVLGCLVGMLVLRTSGHYLALASIAVAVIVQAIIKNSTITGGPSGLTAVPAPDFFGWSLTSDLGYYYYVLLCMFAGFVILRRVIDSRTGDALQAIANNELAAQSLGIPVFRYKVLSFTISTLFAAFAGTLFVHYDGFIDPDRLGIHVSVLFLIMTFVGGIGNIYGSVIGAFALTIIEECAQEFGQYNILVYGLLLALVILFLPKGLVDLPNKLKSLRAR from the coding sequence ATGTTTCGTCGCAAATATGGAACCGCGCTTTGCGCGCTGGTCCTCATCGCATTGCCGGCCCTGCTCAACGACCCGTTCATCACCCACCTGGGCGTGCGGGCAGCCACCTACGCCATCGTGGTCATGGGCCTGACGCTGTTCGCCGGCTACACCGGCCAGATCTCGCTGGGACACGCCGCCTTCTTCGGTCTGGCCGCCTATCTGTCGGGCATGATGGCCAAGGCCGGCGTGCCCTACCTGGTATCGGTGCCGGTCGCCACGGCCGCGGTCGGCGTGCTGGGCTGCCTGGTCGGCATGCTGGTGCTGCGCACCAGCGGCCACTACCTGGCGCTGGCCAGCATCGCCGTCGCGGTCATCGTGCAGGCCATCATCAAGAACAGCACGATCACCGGCGGACCTTCCGGGCTGACGGCCGTGCCCGCACCGGATTTCTTCGGCTGGTCGCTCACCAGCGACCTGGGCTACTACTACTACGTGCTGCTGTGCATGTTCGCCGGCTTCGTCATCCTGCGCCGGGTCATCGACTCGCGCACCGGCGACGCCCTGCAGGCCATCGCCAACAACGAACTGGCCGCCCAGTCGCTGGGCATCCCGGTGTTCCGCTACAAGGTGCTGTCATTCACCATCAGCACCCTGTTCGCGGCATTCGCCGGCACCCTGTTCGTGCACTACGACGGCTTCATCGACCCGGACAGGCTGGGCATCCACGTCTCCGTGCTGTTCCTGATCATGACCTTCGTGGGCGGCATCGGCAACATCTACGGCTCGGTGATCGGCGCCTTCGCGCTGACCATCATCGAGGAGTGCGCCCAGGAATTCGGCCAATACAACATCCTGGTCTACGGCCTGCTGCTGGCGCTGGTGATCCTGTTCCTGCCCAAGGGACTGGTGGATCTGCCCAACAAGCTCAAATCCCTGCGCGCGAGGTAA